The Thermobispora bispora DSM 43833 genome window below encodes:
- a CDS encoding bifunctional 3'-5' exonuclease/DNA polymerase, whose protein sequence is MHVVVAPEPDGGGTIRPAGQAATRVPDLAAAVRRLEAAGRPRWVWADTRRVYPRLLAAGVRVTRCHDIALTEGLLLAAEGRYGQPRSARAAYARLRGLPVPEDADEPGEPAEGEQQALFTPRPPDPIGVAEADLVAEVFEDQWRRIARTPHPGRFRLLVAAESAGALIAAEMRHHGMPWRQDVHDALLTELLGPRPAPGMRPARLQALADEISAAFGHPVNPDSPQQLLKAFKAAGIDLPSTRSHVLERVDHPAVKPLLEYKELSRLHSFYGWAWAAQWVRGGRFHPEYVVGGVVSGRWATSGGGALQIPKVMRRAVVADQGWTLVVADAAQLEPRVLAAMSGDAALARAAGEADLYSALAEAFGGSRESAKIAMLSAMYGGTSGDAPRLLAVMRQRFPRAYAFVEEAARAGEEGRVVRSWLGRTCPPPSQRWRELTAGPDGGRVARERGRFTRNFVVQATAAEWALTLLAVLRGLLPDPARLVFFQHDEVMVHCPLHQAERVRAAVERAAGEATRLLFGRTPVRFPMKAVAVRCYADAK, encoded by the coding sequence GTGCACGTGGTGGTGGCCCCCGAACCGGACGGGGGCGGGACGATCCGCCCCGCCGGGCAGGCGGCGACCCGGGTTCCCGACCTCGCCGCCGCCGTGCGCCGGCTCGAGGCGGCGGGCCGTCCCCGGTGGGTCTGGGCGGACACGCGGCGCGTCTACCCGCGGCTGCTCGCGGCCGGGGTGCGGGTGACGCGCTGCCACGACATCGCCCTCACCGAAGGGCTGCTGCTCGCGGCCGAGGGGCGGTACGGGCAGCCCAGGAGCGCGCGCGCCGCGTACGCCCGGCTGCGCGGGCTCCCGGTGCCCGAGGACGCCGACGAGCCCGGCGAGCCCGCCGAGGGGGAGCAGCAGGCCCTCTTCACCCCCCGGCCGCCGGACCCGATCGGCGTGGCCGAGGCCGACCTCGTCGCCGAGGTGTTCGAGGACCAGTGGCGCCGGATCGCGCGCACCCCTCACCCCGGGCGGTTCCGGCTTCTCGTCGCCGCCGAGTCGGCCGGGGCGCTGATCGCGGCGGAGATGCGCCACCACGGCATGCCGTGGCGGCAGGACGTGCACGACGCGCTCCTCACCGAGCTCCTCGGCCCGCGCCCCGCGCCCGGCATGCGCCCGGCGCGGCTCCAGGCCCTCGCCGACGAGATCTCCGCGGCCTTCGGCCACCCGGTCAACCCCGACTCCCCGCAGCAGCTCCTGAAGGCGTTCAAGGCCGCCGGGATCGACCTGCCCTCCACCCGCTCCCACGTGCTCGAGCGGGTCGACCACCCGGCGGTGAAGCCGCTGCTCGAGTACAAGGAGCTCTCCCGGCTGCACAGCTTCTACGGCTGGGCGTGGGCCGCCCAGTGGGTGCGCGGCGGCCGGTTCCACCCCGAGTACGTGGTCGGCGGTGTGGTGAGCGGCCGGTGGGCGACGAGCGGCGGGGGAGCGCTGCAGATCCCCAAGGTGATGCGCCGGGCGGTCGTGGCCGACCAGGGCTGGACGCTCGTGGTCGCGGACGCGGCCCAGCTCGAACCGCGCGTGCTCGCCGCGATGTCCGGGGACGCCGCGCTCGCCCGCGCGGCCGGCGAGGCCGACCTGTACTCGGCCCTGGCCGAGGCGTTCGGCGGGTCACGGGAGTCCGCCAAGATCGCCATGCTCTCCGCGATGTACGGCGGGACGAGCGGGGACGCCCCCCGGCTGCTCGCGGTCATGCGGCAGCGGTTCCCCCGGGCGTACGCCTTCGTGGAGGAGGCGGCGCGCGCCGGGGAGGAGGGACGGGTCGTCCGGTCGTGGCTCGGCCGCACGTGCCCCCCACCGTCGCAGCGCTGGCGCGAGCTCACCGCGGGCCCGGACGGCGGGCGGGTGGCCCGGGAGCGGGGCAGGTTCACCCGCAACTTCGTGGTGCAGGCGACCGCCGCCGAGTGGGCGCTCACCCTCCTCGCGGTGCTGCGCGGCCTCCTGCCGGACCCGGCGCGGCTGGTGTTCTTCCAGCACGACGAGGTGATGGTGCACTGCCCGCTGCACCAGGCCGAGCGGGTGCGGGCCGCGGTCGAGCGGGCGGCCGGCGAGGCCACCCGGCTGCTCTTCGGCCGGACGCCGGTGCGGTTCCCGATGAAGGCGGTCGCGGTGCGCTGCTACGCCGACGCCAAGTGA
- a CDS encoding serine/threonine-protein kinase encodes MKGQGRLIGRRYRLLSPVGRGGMGMVWHAHDELLDRDVAVKELILPFGLDHAGTQAAYRRVLREARSAARLSHPGIITVHDVVEEDGRPWIVMELVRAWSLEQAVRHSGPLPVVQAAEIGIRVLDALRHAHAAGILHRDVKPGNVLLTNDRVVLTDFGIAAVEGEVTITQTGILMGSPAYIPPERLQGRPITPAADLWSFGATLYTAVEGRPPYEGPDAVAVLGAVLTQDPAPPQRAGALLPVIQGLLRKNPADRLPAAQVHEMLEQILRSHGAGAPYSAATPLSAPTPQDALPAGLLPPLDFPSGPNPMRIIETPSGPVRVPVPPEELSSSGPHAMPQAAAPEAPPAARPSLADAWPRQDTGPVSRAAAERGGGEGRTDGEHRDGPAARARDRRDASRDRDHRDASRDRDRRDASRDRDRHDGTSSGRDVRSVLLTVVTAAAVLGLLVTLLLVLLPGGDPAEEDREPAAVAQPTAAATPEARESVRIPDPPKGYRTHTEGGISVAVPKNWTVSESEGALTFTGPRQSGQKITIEEITDGSLAALQATEQQLDVGKHPDYTQIRLDSVNYRWPAADWEYTYTDDKQVTIHVVVRYVQAGGKAYAITFSSPDYDWNESAARVRQVLWNTFTPV; translated from the coding sequence ATGAAGGGGCAGGGTCGGCTCATCGGCAGGCGGTACCGGCTGCTCTCGCCGGTCGGCCGCGGCGGCATGGGGATGGTGTGGCACGCCCACGACGAGCTGCTCGATCGTGATGTCGCGGTCAAGGAGCTGATCCTGCCGTTCGGCCTCGACCACGCGGGCACGCAGGCGGCCTACCGCCGGGTGCTCCGCGAGGCGAGGTCGGCGGCGCGGCTCAGCCACCCCGGCATCATCACCGTCCACGACGTGGTCGAAGAGGACGGGCGGCCGTGGATCGTCATGGAGCTCGTCCGCGCCTGGTCGCTGGAGCAGGCGGTACGGCACAGCGGTCCCCTGCCGGTGGTGCAGGCCGCCGAGATCGGCATCCGCGTGCTCGACGCCCTGCGCCACGCGCACGCCGCCGGGATCCTCCACCGCGACGTGAAACCGGGGAACGTGCTGCTGACCAACGATCGGGTCGTGCTCACCGACTTCGGGATCGCCGCGGTCGAGGGCGAGGTCACGATCACCCAGACCGGGATCCTGATGGGCTCCCCGGCGTACATCCCGCCGGAGCGGCTGCAGGGCCGCCCGATCACCCCGGCCGCCGACCTGTGGTCCTTCGGGGCCACGCTCTACACCGCGGTGGAGGGCCGCCCGCCGTACGAGGGGCCGGACGCGGTCGCGGTGCTCGGCGCCGTGCTCACACAGGACCCGGCCCCTCCGCAGCGGGCCGGGGCCCTGCTCCCGGTGATCCAGGGCCTGCTCCGCAAGAACCCGGCCGACCGGCTCCCGGCCGCGCAGGTTCACGAGATGCTCGAGCAGATCCTGCGCAGCCACGGGGCCGGCGCGCCGTACTCTGCGGCGACTCCGCTGTCGGCGCCCACCCCGCAGGACGCGCTCCCCGCCGGGCTGCTGCCGCCCCTGGACTTCCCGTCCGGGCCGAACCCGATGCGCATCATCGAGACCCCGTCCGGGCCGGTCCGGGTGCCGGTCCCCCCGGAGGAGCTCTCCTCCTCGGGACCGCACGCGATGCCGCAGGCCGCCGCGCCGGAGGCTCCGCCGGCCGCCCGGCCCTCCCTGGCCGACGCCTGGCCGCGGCAGGACACGGGGCCGGTCTCCCGGGCGGCCGCCGAGCGGGGCGGCGGCGAGGGCCGGACGGACGGTGAGCACCGGGACGGCCCGGCCGCGCGGGCGCGTGACCGCCGGGACGCCTCACGGGACCGGGACCATCGGGACGCCTCACGGGACCGGGACCGGCGGGACGCCTCACGGGATCGGGACCGCCACGACGGCACCTCGTCCGGGCGCGACGTCCGCTCGGTGCTCCTCACCGTGGTGACCGCGGCGGCCGTGCTCGGGCTGCTCGTGACCCTTCTCCTCGTGCTGCTGCCCGGCGGCGACCCGGCCGAGGAGGACCGGGAGCCGGCGGCCGTCGCGCAGCCGACGGCGGCGGCCACGCCGGAGGCGCGCGAGAGCGTGCGGATCCCCGACCCGCCCAAGGGGTACCGCACGCACACCGAGGGCGGCATATCCGTGGCGGTGCCGAAGAACTGGACGGTCTCCGAATCGGAGGGGGCGCTCACCTTCACCGGCCCCCGGCAGAGCGGCCAGAAGATCACGATCGAGGAGATCACCGACGGCAGCCTCGCCGCGCTCCAGGCCACCGAGCAGCAGCTCGACGTCGGCAAGCACCCGGACTACACGCAGATCCGCCTGGACTCGGTCAACTACCGGTGGCCGGCGGCCGACTGGGAGTACACCTACACCGACGACAAGCAGGTGACCATCCACGTGGTCGTCCGGTACGTCCAGGCCGGCGGGAAGGCGTACGCGATCACCTTCAGCTCGCCCGACTACGACTGGAACGAGTCGGCGGCGCGGGTGCGGCAGGTGCTCTGGAACACCTTCACCCCGGTCTGA